The Candidatus Binataceae bacterium region TATAGCAGGTTGTTGGTCAGGATTTTGATCGGCGCCATCGGCAGATACGGCAGCCACAAGCTCGCGCCGAGCACGCTGAACATGTTGCCGAAATTCGAGCTCGCGCCCATCCGGATATATTTGATGATGTTGGCGAATACCGCGCGGCCCTCCAGCACTCCCTCCTCGAGCACCATCAGGCTCTTCTCCAGCAGGATCGCATCCGCAGCTTCCTTGGCGATGTCCACGGCGGTATCGACCGAGATGCCGACGTCGGCGGCGCGCAGCGCCGGCGCGTCATTTATGCCGTCGCCCATGAAACCGACCACGTGGCGTTTCGCCTGCAGCGCGTGGATGATGCGCCGTTTGTGCGCGGGCGACAGCCGTACGAACAGGCTGGTCGCCTCCGCGGCCTCGGCAAGCTGTGCATCGTCCATCGCTTCGATGTGCGCGCCGGTAAGCGCCTTCTCCGACGCCAGGCCTACCTCCGAGCAGATTTTTTTCGACACCAGTTCGTTGTCGCCAGTCAGGACCTTCACCGCGATGCCGTGGCTCTGCAGCGCAGTGATCGCCGGAGCGGCCGATTCCTTGGGCGGATCCAGAAACGCCACGTAACCTTTGAGTATCAGCTCCTGTTCGTCATCCTTGCTGTAGGCGGGCCTGGGCTCGCACTCGCGATAGGCGATCGCGAGGACGCGGAAACCGTCGGCCGAGAGCCGGTCGTATTCCTCCTTGAGATCGTCGAGCAGCAGCGGATCCATCGGATAGATGTCGCCATCGAGCTCGAACCGAGCGCAGCGCTCGAAGACCGATTCCGGCGCGCCCTTGCAGATGAGGCGATGCATGCCCTCGGGCGTGGCGACGATGACCGACATCATTTTGCGCGCGAAATCGAACGGGATCTCGTCGGCTTTCGAGTATCCGCCGACGGAGAGCTCCGGATGCGTTTCCTGGTAGTGAAGGATCGCCCGGTCGAGCACGTTTCTGAGGCCCGTCTGAAAGTGGCTGTTCAGAAGGGCGAACTCCAGGACTCCCTCATCGTCTTTCAGCGCCACGTCGAAGTGATGCTCCAGGATCACGCGATCCATCGTGAGCGTGCCGGTCTTGTCCGTGCACAGCACGTCCATCGCGCCCAGGTTCTGGATCGAATTAAGGCGTTTGACGATGACCTTCTTGCGCGACATCAGGAGAGCGCCCTTCGACAGACAGACGCTGACGATCATCGGCAGCATCTCCGGCGTGAGCCCGACCGCCACCGCGAGCGCGAACAGAAACGCCTCGCCCCAGACGTGCTTGGTGAAGCCGTTGATCAGGAACACCAGCGGCACCATGACCGCCATGAATTCGAGCATCATCCAGGTGAAATCGGCGACCCCCCGATCGAACGCGGTCGGCGGCGGGGTATCCGTTATCGTGCTCGCCATCCTGCCGAGATAGGTGCTCAGTCCGGTTTCGATCACCACTGCGACGGCGGACCCGCTCTCTACGCTGGTACCAAGGAAACAAACACATTTAAGCTCCAGCGGTGTCTTGCCGTCCGCCACGTCGGGAGTATCGAACTTCTCCACCGGAAACGCTTCGCCGGTCAGGCTGGCCTGAATCAGAAACAGGTCCTTGGACGAGAGAATGCGAACGTCGGCGGGTATCATGTCTCCCGCGGAAAGCTTGACGATGTCGCCCGGCACCAGCTCGGCGAGCGGTACTTCGCGTGCGATTCCTTCTCGCACCACCGTCGCGGTGACGCTGATCATGGCCTTCAGCTTGGCCGCCGCGGTGTCGGCGCGAACTTCCTGCACGAAGCGCAGCGAAACGCCAAGAACTATCATCGCCACCATCAGTACACCGCCGACCATATCGGAGACGTTCTCGGCGGTCGCGAACGACACGGTCGCCAAAACCGCGAGCAGGATCACGAGCGGGTTGAGACATGCCCTGATAAACAATCTCAGCCGCGTGAACCCTTCATCGGCGGCAACTACGTTGGGACCGAACTTCTCGAGCCGCGTCTGAGCTGCTT contains the following coding sequences:
- the mgtA gene encoding magnesium-translocating P-type ATPase, with protein sequence MALSASSVLPRNIRWAWAAKREQGAIQVSSKLIAVAALPGAQVLADLETKADGLAEEAAQTRLEKFGPNVVAADEGFTRLRLFIRACLNPLVILLAVLATVSFATAENVSDMVGGVLMVAMIVLGVSLRFVQEVRADTAAAKLKAMISVTATVVREGIAREVPLAELVPGDIVKLSAGDMIPADVRILSSKDLFLIQASLTGEAFPVEKFDTPDVADGKTPLELKCVCFLGTSVESGSAVAVVIETGLSTYLGRMASTITDTPPPTAFDRGVADFTWMMLEFMAVMVPLVFLINGFTKHVWGEAFLFALAVAVGLTPEMLPMIVSVCLSKGALLMSRKKVIVKRLNSIQNLGAMDVLCTDKTGTLTMDRVILEHHFDVALKDDEGVLEFALLNSHFQTGLRNVLDRAILHYQETHPELSVGGYSKADEIPFDFARKMMSVIVATPEGMHRLICKGAPESVFERCARFELDGDIYPMDPLLLDDLKEEYDRLSADGFRVLAIAYRECEPRPAYSKDDEQELILKGYVAFLDPPKESAAPAITALQSHGIAVKVLTGDNELVSKKICSEVGLASEKALTGAHIEAMDDAQLAEAAEATSLFVRLSPAHKRRIIHALQAKRHVVGFMGDGINDAPALRAADVGISVDTAVDIAKEAADAILLEKSLMVLEEGVLEGRAVFANIIKYIRMGASSNFGNMFSVLGASLWLPYLPMAPIKILTNNLLYDFSQVPIPTDEVDPEQVTRPRPWSMGEIARFILFIGPCSSVFDYTTYLMMWFIFGCANLGLVPPPEISARFAHAAALGSDYTYAAALFQTGWFVESLLTQTLIIHVIRTNKIPFLQSRASWQLIMTSGAIMLVGMWLPASPIGQWLGLVPLPWSYWPLLLLTLLAYVVLTQGVKVWLLRRHWI